The following proteins come from a genomic window of Mucinivorans hirudinis:
- a CDS encoding Rod shape-determining protein RodA: protein MGIARLETSRFRTDWWTVLIYLLLVFFGWINIYAAIYSDDHNSILDVSQRYGMQLVWIGVSLFFAISLMLIDTKYYHIFAYPLFWFMIAVMLFVLFFGNETNGSKSWLKITNSIKIQPVEFMKVAAALAIARCLSSHNFNISSRRSLANIAMIITLPILIVVLQNETGSALVFLSLFIMLYREGFNKIIYILLGFIVLLGVLAFLLEPFTILLIIFTLCLVAQVVVNGNWQLTVRYVAAVSLLTLPLLLFMHPYWSLVVAITVSTPFVLVYAHRKMSNSTLVILATFFGAVAFTFFVDYAFDNILQLHQQKRILDLLGIEHDPKGWSYNVIQSKIAIGSGGLNGKGFLNGTQTRLSFVPEQDTDFIFCTVGEEWGFVGSMVVISLFGVLIYRLIRMGERQQEAFGRVYCYSVASILLFHFVINISMTIGIFPVVGIPLPFFSYGGSSLLAFTILLFIAIRLDSKQPELTE, encoded by the coding sequence ATGGGCATCGCAAGATTAGAGACAAGCAGATTTAGAACAGATTGGTGGACAGTGCTCATCTATCTGCTCTTGGTCTTTTTTGGCTGGATTAATATATATGCCGCAATCTATTCGGACGACCACAATTCGATTCTCGACGTATCGCAAAGATACGGTATGCAGTTGGTGTGGATTGGGGTGAGCCTATTTTTTGCCATCTCCCTGATGCTCATAGACACCAAGTACTATCACATCTTTGCATATCCCCTCTTTTGGTTTATGATTGCCGTGATGCTGTTCGTGCTTTTTTTCGGCAACGAAACCAACGGTTCGAAATCGTGGCTGAAAATCACAAACAGCATTAAGATTCAACCGGTCGAGTTTATGAAAGTTGCAGCCGCACTCGCCATTGCACGATGTCTGAGCTCCCATAATTTCAACATCAGCAGCAGGCGGAGCTTGGCGAATATAGCTATGATAATCACCCTGCCGATATTGATAGTTGTCTTGCAGAACGAAACAGGCTCGGCACTGGTCTTTTTGAGCCTCTTCATTATGTTGTATCGCGAGGGATTCAACAAAATTATCTACATCCTACTGGGATTCATTGTACTGCTGGGTGTTTTGGCTTTCTTGCTCGAACCCTTTACCATACTGCTCATCATATTCACCCTGTGCCTTGTTGCCCAGGTTGTGGTCAATGGTAACTGGCAGCTGACGGTGCGCTACGTGGCGGCGGTCTCTCTGCTGACACTGCCCCTTTTGTTGTTTATGCACCCATACTGGTCGCTAGTTGTCGCCATCACCGTATCAACACCCTTTGTGCTGGTGTATGCCCATCGCAAGATGAGCAATAGCACGCTGGTCATTCTTGCAACCTTTTTCGGAGCAGTCGCCTTCACCTTTTTTGTTGATTATGCCTTCGATAATATATTGCAATTACACCAACAAAAACGGATTTTAGACCTGCTGGGAATTGAGCACGACCCAAAGGGATGGAGCTATAATGTCATACAATCCAAGATTGCAATAGGCTCGGGAGGCTTAAACGGCAAAGGTTTCTTGAACGGCACTCAAACACGACTCAGTTTCGTGCCCGAGCAGGATACGGACTTTATATTCTGCACCGTGGGCGAGGAGTGGGGCTTTGTGGGTTCGATGGTCGTAATTTCCCTATTCGGAGTGCTCATCTACCGCCTTATCCGAATGGGAGAACGACAGCAAGAGGCTTTTGGACGGGTATACTGCTACTCGGTTGCCTCGATTCTGCTATTCCACTTTGTCATAAACATTTCGATGACCATCGGAATCTTCCCCGTTGTGGGTATTCCGTTGCCGTTTTTCAGCTACGGCGGCTCGTCGCTACTCGCCTTTACCATTCTGCTCTTTATTGCTATCAGGTTAGACTCTAAACAACCCGAGCTCACCGAGTAG
- a CDS encoding Ribosomal large subunit pseudouridine synthase F, translated as MKVRLNKFISDSGYCSRREADTYIEQGRVTVNRADCTEKGTLIEPTDRIEVDGELIKVASNKIYIALNKPVGITCTTDTEDKTNIVDFVGHRQRIFPIGRLDKQSQGLILLTNDGDIVNKVLRAGNNHQKEYLVTVDKAITEDFLKKMSSGVRLDDGVRTEPCKITREADTKFRIILTQGLNRQIRRMCNALDYNVKKLVRVRIMNITLRGIEEGKWRYLSGEEVRELMKSTENSIGTKQASPPPPKAYKSKITPARHSHSHSDEVKGNKKSFNEYRRAGKKR; from the coding sequence ATGAAAGTAAGATTAAATAAATTTATTAGTGACTCGGGTTACTGCTCGCGCCGCGAGGCGGATACCTACATAGAACAGGGGCGTGTCACCGTAAACCGTGCCGACTGCACCGAGAAGGGTACTCTGATTGAGCCCACCGACCGCATCGAGGTGGACGGTGAGTTGATAAAAGTTGCCTCGAACAAGATATATATTGCTCTTAATAAACCGGTTGGCATCACCTGCACGACAGACACTGAGGATAAAACCAACATTGTCGATTTTGTGGGACATCGCCAGCGTATTTTTCCAATCGGCAGACTGGACAAGCAATCGCAGGGGCTGATTCTGCTAACCAACGATGGCGACATTGTAAACAAAGTACTTCGCGCGGGCAACAACCACCAAAAGGAGTACCTTGTCACGGTTGATAAAGCAATAACGGAGGACTTCCTAAAAAAGATGAGCAGCGGCGTACGGCTTGATGACGGCGTGCGCACCGAGCCGTGTAAAATCACGCGTGAAGCCGATACCAAGTTCCGAATAATCCTCACGCAGGGTCTCAATCGTCAAATCAGACGAATGTGTAATGCGCTGGATTACAATGTCAAAAAGTTGGTGCGCGTCCGTATTATGAACATCACTCTCCGCGGAATAGAGGAGGGTAAGTGGCGTTACTTGAGCGGCGAAGAGGTTCGTGAATTGATGAAATCGACGGAGAATTCCATTGGCACTAAACAGGCATCTCCACCTCCGCCAAAAGCCTATAAATCAAAGATTACCCCTGCGCGCCATAGCCATAGCCATAGCGACGAAGTAAAGGGGAATAAAAAGAGTTTTAATGAATATAGACGTGCCGGCAAGAAACGGTAG
- a CDS encoding Phosphoribosyl-AMP cyclohydrolase: MNFQKNSDGLMPVIIQDSATLKVLMLGYMNPEAYEKTVREGVVTFFSRTKERLWTKGETSGNFLKVDEIFEDCDQDTLLIKATPTGAVCHTGAKACFPTDDNEGFIGHLQRVIKERYRDMPEGSYTTHLFNKGVGKMAQKVGEEAVETVIEAVAGNDERLIYEASDLIYHLLVLLTSKGYSLASLEEELARRHK, from the coding sequence ATGAATTTCCAAAAAAACTCGGACGGATTGATGCCCGTCATAATTCAAGACAGTGCGACACTTAAAGTGTTGATGCTCGGGTATATGAACCCTGAGGCTTATGAAAAAACCGTGCGCGAGGGGGTGGTAACATTCTTCAGTCGCACGAAAGAGCGCCTCTGGACAAAGGGCGAAACATCGGGTAATTTCCTGAAAGTGGACGAAATTTTTGAGGATTGCGACCAAGACACACTCCTAATAAAGGCGACACCCACCGGAGCGGTCTGCCACACGGGTGCAAAGGCGTGCTTTCCAACGGATGACAATGAGGGCTTTATCGGTCACCTGCAACGAGTTATCAAAGAACGGTATCGCGATATGCCCGAGGGCTCTTACACGACACACCTCTTTAATAAGGGAGTCGGCAAGATGGCTCAAAAGGTTGGTGAAGAGGCTGTTGAGACGGTGATAGAGGCTGTGGCGGGTAATGACGAGCGGTTGATTTACGAGGCTTCGGATTTAATTTATCACCTGCTGGTGCTGCTCACATCTAAGGGCTACTCGCTTGCCAGCCTCGAAGAAGAGTTGGCAAGGCGGCATAAATAA
- a CDS encoding Imidazole glycerol phosphate synthase cyclase subunit encodes MVAKRIIPCLDIRDGCTVKGVNFLGIRSVGDPVEMGRTYAEQGADELVYLDISATIEGRRTFAELVEKIAANINIPFTVGGGISSVEDAARLLRAGADKVTINSAAVRNPQLITDIAAKYGSQFLVVAIDAKETDGIWKVTTHGGSSLTNRELHSWAREAQERGAGEILFTSMNNDGTKSGYACDTYARLSDELTIPIVASGGAGTIDHIAQVLTLGRADAALAASIFHYEEIPIPVLKQALAKQNIAIRL; translated from the coding sequence ATGGTTGCTAAGAGGATAATTCCGTGCTTGGACATTCGGGACGGATGCACGGTCAAGGGGGTAAATTTCCTTGGGATTCGTAGCGTGGGTGACCCCGTTGAGATGGGGCGAACATATGCCGAACAAGGGGCTGATGAGCTTGTATATCTGGATATTAGCGCAACGATAGAGGGGCGACGCACCTTTGCGGAGCTTGTTGAGAAGATTGCTGCCAACATCAATATACCCTTTACCGTGGGCGGAGGTATATCATCGGTGGAGGATGCTGCACGGCTACTTCGCGCCGGGGCGGACAAGGTTACAATCAATAGCGCAGCTGTGCGCAATCCTCAATTAATCACAGATATAGCCGCAAAGTACGGTTCGCAATTTCTGGTTGTAGCCATTGATGCCAAAGAGACGGATGGCATTTGGAAGGTTACCACCCACGGGGGCAGCTCGCTCACCAACAGAGAGTTACACAGCTGGGCGCGCGAGGCACAAGAGCGCGGAGCGGGCGAAATACTGTTCACTTCGATGAACAATGACGGCACAAAAAGCGGTTATGCCTGTGATACTTACGCACGTTTGAGCGACGAACTCACTATCCCTATTGTAGCCTCGGGCGGGGCGGGCACCATTGACCATATTGCTCAGGTTCTAACCCTTGGGCGGGCTGATGCAGCACTCGCCGCCTCCATTTTTCACTACGAAGAAATACCGATACCTGTTCTGAAACAGGCACTTGCAAAACAAAATATAGCCATAAGATTATGA
- a CDS encoding Phosphoribosylformimino-5-aminoimidazole carboxamide ribotide isomerase, which translates to MITIIPAIDIIEGQCVRLTQGDYAQVKIYAKNPTDVAKQYEDMGITRLHVVDLDGAKSSAPKNLKILESIAVKTSLKVQWGGGVKSTQSLSDVFNAGARYAICGSIAVSDGQLFNEWLEKFSGAKIILGADVRNGRVAVNGWQEDVELSAADLIGSFASLEQVICTDIGRDGMLQGANCELYRELQAAFPAVEIIASGGISDMGDIEELDAQGTRAVVVGKAIYEGRITVKDLKQWLLRG; encoded by the coding sequence ATGATAACGATAATTCCGGCAATAGATATTATTGAGGGGCAGTGCGTAAGGCTTACGCAAGGGGACTACGCCCAAGTGAAAATATATGCCAAAAACCCCACCGATGTTGCAAAGCAATACGAGGATATGGGCATCACCCGCCTGCACGTTGTGGACTTGGACGGTGCGAAAAGTTCTGCCCCAAAAAACCTCAAAATTTTGGAGAGCATTGCTGTGAAAACTTCGCTAAAAGTTCAGTGGGGCGGAGGGGTCAAGAGTACTCAATCGCTCAGCGATGTATTCAACGCGGGGGCGCGATATGCCATTTGCGGCAGTATTGCAGTCTCTGATGGTCAATTATTTAATGAGTGGCTGGAGAAATTCTCGGGCGCAAAAATCATTCTTGGAGCTGATGTTCGCAATGGACGGGTGGCGGTAAATGGCTGGCAGGAGGATGTGGAGCTTTCGGCTGCGGATTTGATAGGGAGTTTCGCCTCTTTGGAGCAGGTTATCTGCACGGATATTGGCAGGGATGGGATGTTGCAGGGGGCTAATTGCGAGCTATACAGAGAGTTACAGGCTGCGTTCCCCGCTGTGGAGATAATAGCGAGCGGTGGCATTTCCGATATGGGTGATATTGAGGAACTTGATGCTCAGGGAACGCGTGCCGTGGTTGTGGGCAAGGCGATTTACGAAGGAAGAATAACGGTTAAAGACTTAAAACAATGGTTGCTAAGAGGATAA
- a CDS encoding Imidazole glycerol phosphate synthase amidotransferase subunit produces the protein MITIVDYDTGNLRSVENALRKLGAQYRLSSSAQEISVAEKILLPGVGEAATAMEKLRERSLAEVIRGATQPVLGICLGMQLLCSHSEEGDSECLGIFPNRVRRLTAAAGIKIPHMGWNRISSLKTKLMTGVAEGDYVYYVHSYAADINGFTIATTNHGTDFSGALGRDNFFGCQFHPEKSGGVGERIFSNFLKI, from the coding sequence ATGATAACGATTGTGGATTACGACACCGGCAATTTGCGTTCGGTGGAAAACGCGCTACGAAAACTCGGAGCGCAGTATCGCTTGAGCTCTTCGGCACAAGAGATTTCAGTGGCTGAGAAAATCTTGCTGCCCGGCGTTGGCGAAGCGGCAACGGCTATGGAGAAGCTGCGCGAAAGGTCTCTGGCGGAGGTGATTAGAGGTGCAACGCAACCCGTATTGGGTATATGCCTCGGGATGCAACTGCTGTGCAGTCATAGCGAAGAGGGTGATAGTGAGTGTCTTGGCATTTTTCCGAATCGCGTGCGCAGGCTGACGGCAGCCGCGGGGATAAAAATCCCGCATATGGGGTGGAATAGGATTAGCTCGCTGAAAACCAAACTTATGACAGGTGTTGCCGAAGGTGATTATGTATATTACGTTCACTCCTATGCGGCTGATATTAACGGCTTCACCATAGCCACAACAAACCACGGCACCGATTTTAGCGGTGCGCTGGGGCGTGATAACTTTTTTGGCTGCCAGTTCCACCCCGAAAAGAGTGGCGGGGTGGGCGAGAGAATTTTTAGTAATTTTTTGAAGATATGA
- a CDS encoding Histidinol-phosphatase: MKKVLFIDRDGTLIIEPPVTYQIDSLEKLSFVPWALVAMSRIAELDYELVMVSNQDGLGTESFPEETFYPAQNKMLEAFESVGVKFDALHIDPSLPEENLPTRKPGTAMLTSYMTGEYDLANSYVIGDRLSDVQLAANLGCGAIYFNESGQQGVDAALVTNDWRKIYEFLRLGKRRVSLRRTTRETDISLTLDLDGALQSSISTGYGFADHMIEQIVHHGGIGLQIEARGDSYVDEHHTIEDTAILLGEAMAQALGDKRGLERYGFCLPMDECDALVMLDFGGRIDFAWRADFQRERIGDVPTEMFAHFFKSFAQGARCNLHIEARGENEHHKIEAIFKAFARALKCAIRRDALNVKLPSSKGLL, translated from the coding sequence ATGAAAAAGGTACTTTTTATAGACCGCGACGGCACACTTATTATTGAGCCGCCGGTGACATATCAGATTGATTCGCTCGAAAAGCTGAGTTTCGTTCCGTGGGCGTTGGTGGCGATGAGTCGCATTGCGGAGCTTGATTATGAGCTGGTTATGGTCTCGAACCAAGACGGGCTTGGCACGGAGTCGTTTCCCGAGGAGACTTTCTATCCTGCACAAAATAAGATGCTTGAAGCATTTGAGAGTGTGGGGGTTAAATTCGATGCCCTCCACATAGACCCCTCGCTGCCCGAGGAAAATCTGCCCACGAGAAAACCCGGCACAGCTATGCTAACGAGTTATATGACAGGTGAATATGACTTGGCTAACTCCTATGTCATTGGCGATAGATTGAGCGATGTGCAGCTTGCCGCAAACCTTGGGTGCGGGGCTATCTACTTCAACGAGAGCGGTCAGCAGGGTGTCGATGCGGCACTTGTGACTAACGACTGGCGAAAGATTTACGAGTTTCTAAGGCTTGGAAAGCGAAGAGTATCGCTGCGCAGGACAACGCGCGAAACGGATATTTCGCTGACCTTGGACTTAGACGGTGCACTGCAAAGCTCCATATCAACCGGCTATGGCTTTGCCGACCATATGATTGAGCAGATTGTCCACCACGGTGGCATTGGGTTGCAAATCGAGGCTCGGGGCGACAGCTATGTGGATGAACACCACACCATTGAGGATACCGCCATTCTGCTTGGCGAGGCTATGGCTCAGGCGCTTGGCGACAAACGGGGGCTGGAGCGATACGGTTTTTGCCTGCCTATGGATGAGTGCGACGCCTTGGTGATGCTCGATTTCGGTGGGCGCATAGATTTTGCGTGGCGCGCTGATTTTCAGCGCGAACGCATCGGAGACGTGCCAACGGAGATGTTTGCCCACTTCTTCAAAAGTTTTGCGCAAGGGGCACGCTGCAACCTACATATCGAGGCTCGCGGGGAGAACGAACATCACAAAATTGAGGCAATTTTCAAGGCATTTGCACGGGCGTTGAAGTGCGCCATTCGTCGCGATGCACTCAATGTCAAACTGCCCTCAAGCAAAGGACTGCTATGA
- a CDS encoding Histidinol-phosphate aminotransferase, whose amino-acid sequence MKIESLIRENIRNLAPYSTARDEYSGNLGIYLDANENPFDSGINRYPDPHQRSLKERLAQIKGVSPSMIFTGNGSDEAIDLMFRIFCTPSVDEAISIAPTYGMYKVAAAINDVKLVEVALDEDFALSAAKILEAVTAQTKLVFLCSPNNPSGNLLSGSDIERVLREFHGIVVLDEAYIDFAAQGSSFLSKIVDYENLVVLQTLSKAWGMAGIRLGLAFASELIISTMNRVKYPYNINVLTNRVALENLYSIDSQLTVIVSERERLRQEFSKFDFIKTVFPSDANFLLIKVEEPRKLYDRLIDRGVIVRDRSRIAGCEGCLRVTVGTPEENSKLLEILGDYQ is encoded by the coding sequence ATGAAGATAGAATCCCTTATTCGCGAAAATATTCGCAACCTCGCCCCCTACTCCACCGCACGGGACGAATACTCCGGTAACTTGGGTATCTACTTGGATGCCAACGAAAACCCATTCGACAGCGGCATCAACCGCTACCCCGACCCTCACCAACGCTCTCTCAAAGAAAGGCTGGCACAAATCAAGGGTGTGAGCCCCTCTATGATTTTCACGGGAAATGGTAGCGATGAGGCTATCGACTTGATGTTCAGAATATTTTGCACCCCCTCGGTGGACGAGGCAATATCCATTGCTCCGACCTATGGTATGTACAAGGTTGCCGCTGCAATAAACGATGTTAAGTTGGTGGAGGTGGCTTTGGATGAGGACTTTGCGCTCTCAGCTGCCAAAATCCTCGAAGCCGTCACCGCGCAAACCAAACTCGTTTTTCTCTGTTCGCCAAACAACCCTTCGGGTAATCTGCTATCAGGCAGTGATATAGAGAGAGTTCTGAGAGAATTTCACGGCATCGTCGTTCTTGATGAGGCGTATATTGATTTTGCGGCGCAGGGTAGCTCGTTCCTTTCAAAGATTGTTGATTATGAGAACCTTGTGGTTCTCCAAACTCTATCCAAAGCTTGGGGAATGGCGGGAATACGACTTGGGTTGGCTTTTGCTTCGGAGTTGATAATCAGCACTATGAACCGCGTGAAATACCCTTACAACATAAATGTGCTGACCAATCGCGTGGCACTCGAAAATTTGTACTCCATTGACTCGCAATTAACTGTCATTGTTTCAGAACGTGAGCGACTTAGGCAAGAATTTTCTAAATTTGATTTCATAAAAACGGTTTTTCCATCGGATGCTAACTTCCTACTAATAAAGGTTGAAGAGCCGCGCAAGCTGTACGACAGGCTTATAGATAGGGGCGTTATCGTGCGCGACCGTTCGCGGATTGCGGGGTGCGAGGGGTGTTTGCGAGTAACTGTCGGAACACCAGAAGAGAATAGTAAACTGTTAGAAATACTTGGTGATTATCAATGA
- a CDS encoding Histidinol dehydrogenase, whose protein sequence is MKIIKNPAAESWDSIFARPQMDDSLIESRVCDIIDNVRRRGDRALRELTLRVEGIDLEEFEVSDEEIAAACSAVSDELKGALAVAKRNIELFHRAQLTEGVDVETMTGVRCRQERRAIRRVGLYVPGGSAPLVSTVLMLALPARIAGCKELIICTPPNVAPEILYAAQLCGVDKVYRLGGAIAVAAMAYGTESVAKVDKIFGPGNRYVTTAKQLVSRDVAIDMPAGPSEVMIVADTTAQARFVAADMLSQLEHGGDSQAIAVVFSDDFAGELVRTFGEQLRLLSRREIAESAADNSRVIVVDDIDKALNIINYYAPEHLILSVAEAENIVGRVESAGSIFLGNYSPESAGDYASGTNHTLPTNGWARSISGVGVDSFTKKITIQHITQEGLNLLAPAICAIADAEGLEAHKKAVTIRL, encoded by the coding sequence ATGAAAATCATAAAAAATCCGGCGGCGGAAAGTTGGGACTCCATTTTTGCGCGCCCTCAGATGGATGATTCTCTGATAGAGAGTCGAGTGTGTGATATAATCGACAATGTGCGCAGGAGGGGGGACAGAGCTTTGCGCGAACTTACATTGCGCGTGGAAGGGATTGATTTAGAGGAGTTTGAAGTAAGCGATGAGGAGATAGCGGCAGCCTGCTCTGCCGTGAGCGATGAGTTGAAGGGTGCGCTGGCGGTTGCCAAGAGGAATATAGAACTCTTTCACAGGGCGCAACTGACAGAAGGTGTAGACGTTGAGACTATGACTGGCGTACGTTGCAGGCAGGAGCGACGGGCGATTCGGCGCGTGGGACTTTATGTGCCGGGCGGCTCTGCACCGCTGGTCTCCACAGTCTTGATGTTGGCACTGCCTGCACGAATTGCAGGGTGCAAGGAGTTGATAATCTGCACACCACCCAATGTTGCACCCGAAATTCTATATGCGGCGCAACTATGCGGAGTCGATAAGGTCTATCGCCTTGGCGGAGCAATTGCCGTGGCGGCGATGGCTTACGGGACAGAGTCAGTGGCAAAGGTGGATAAGATTTTCGGACCGGGTAACCGCTATGTTACCACCGCTAAGCAGTTGGTTTCTCGGGATGTGGCTATTGATATGCCTGCCGGTCCGTCCGAGGTGATGATTGTGGCAGACACCACGGCTCAGGCACGGTTTGTGGCTGCCGATATGCTTTCACAATTAGAGCACGGAGGTGACAGTCAGGCTATTGCGGTGGTTTTTTCGGATGATTTTGCGGGGGAGCTCGTTCGCACCTTTGGGGAGCAGTTACGGCTTTTGTCGCGGCGCGAGATTGCTGAGAGTGCAGCCGACAACAGTCGGGTGATAGTGGTTGATGACATTGACAAGGCATTGAATATCATCAATTATTATGCTCCGGAGCATTTGATTCTATCGGTTGCCGAGGCAGAAAATATCGTAGGGCGAGTCGAGAGTGCAGGTTCAATTTTCTTGGGGAACTACTCGCCCGAAAGTGCCGGAGATTACGCCTCGGGGACAAATCACACGTTGCCCACGAATGGTTGGGCACGTTCGATAAGTGGCGTAGGTGTGGACTCATTTACTAAGAAAATTACGATTCAACATATTACACAAGAGGGGCTTAACCTGCTCGCGCCTGCGATTTGCGCAATAGCCGATGCTGAGGGTTTGGAGGCTCACAAAAAGGCTGTAACAATCAGATTATGA
- a CDS encoding ATP phosphoribosyltransferase produces MIRLALQTKGRLNEESLAIIREAGIKVEDSKRKLLSRASNFPLEILYLRDDDIPHAVAAGIADIGIVGENEVAEKGFKVDVLQKLGFGKCRISLAIPKGESYQDLSYFRGKRIATSYPNILGEFFTSNGINADIEEIAGSVEIAPAVGIADAIFDIVSSGGTLISNGLKEVEKVFYSEAALIATPGLGGEKGEILSRLLFRLGAVERSRGKKYLMINIPQERIDEAVSILPGMKSPTVLPLAQNGWCSIHTVVGEGELWEVVGALKAIGAEDILVLSLEKMVL; encoded by the coding sequence ATGATAAGATTGGCATTGCAGACCAAGGGTCGGCTCAATGAAGAGAGCCTCGCAATTATTCGCGAGGCGGGCATTAAAGTAGAGGATAGTAAACGCAAACTGCTCTCGCGTGCGAGTAATTTCCCGTTGGAAATCTTGTATTTACGCGATGATGATATTCCGCACGCCGTCGCAGCCGGCATTGCCGACATTGGCATTGTGGGCGAAAATGAGGTTGCCGAAAAGGGGTTCAAGGTGGACGTTTTGCAGAAACTCGGCTTTGGAAAGTGCCGCATCTCGCTGGCTATTCCCAAGGGAGAGTCGTACCAAGATTTGAGCTATTTCCGGGGTAAGCGCATTGCAACTTCATACCCGAATATATTGGGGGAATTTTTTACATCCAATGGCATAAATGCTGATATTGAAGAGATTGCGGGCTCTGTGGAAATTGCGCCCGCAGTGGGCATCGCGGATGCTATTTTTGATATAGTCAGCAGTGGTGGAACGCTCATTAGCAATGGGTTAAAGGAGGTTGAGAAGGTTTTCTACTCCGAAGCAGCACTCATTGCCACACCGGGACTCGGGGGCGAAAAGGGCGAGATTCTCAGCCGATTGCTATTCAGATTAGGGGCTGTGGAGCGTAGCCGCGGCAAGAAATATTTGATGATAAATATTCCGCAGGAACGTATTGATGAAGCTGTCTCGATACTTCCGGGGATGAAAAGCCCGACGGTATTACCATTGGCTCAAAACGGGTGGTGCTCGATTCACACGGTTGTGGGAGAGGGGGAGTTGTGGGAGGTTGTCGGCGCACTCAAAGCGATTGGTGCTGAGGATATTTTGGTGCTTTCACTCGAAAAAATGGTGCTATGA
- a CDS encoding Cysteinyl-tRNA synthetase: METVIHLYNTLTRNKEKFEALNPPFAGLYVCGPTVYGDPHLGHARPAVTFDLLFRLLKYAGYKVRYVRNITDVGHLENDADSGEDKIAKKARVEKIEPMEVAQYYTNRYHKYMNKLGVLEPSIEPLASGHIPEQIKLVERILQAGFAYESNGSVYFDVEKYNLAHRYGKLSGRNLEDMISGGRSDDYVSEKRSSADFAIWKKAAPEHIMRWESPWGEGFPGWHCECSAMSEKYLGESFDIHGGGMDLIFPHHECEIAQSTAVGSGSARYWVHNNMITINGQKMGKSLGNFITLEEFFTGSNPALTQAYSPMTIRFFILQAHYRSTLDFSNEALQGAEKGLERLMKAWATVEKITPSEVSTLERAPLSLLEDCTLALSDDLNSPIAISYLFDWVRIVNSLYDGSMRATAHEIAELKKVFDTVLGELLGLSGEEAAGGADEKLSDVMSLILEIRNQAKGSKDWATADLIRNRLTEAGIRVKDRKDGAADWEVM, encoded by the coding sequence ATGGAAACTGTGATTCATTTGTATAACACCCTCACAAGGAATAAGGAGAAGTTTGAAGCGTTAAATCCCCCCTTTGCAGGACTTTATGTCTGCGGACCGACCGTCTACGGCGACCCGCACTTGGGGCACGCACGCCCGGCTGTAACCTTCGATTTGCTGTTTCGACTGCTCAAATATGCAGGTTACAAAGTGCGTTATGTGCGCAATATCACCGACGTGGGGCACTTGGAGAATGATGCCGACTCGGGCGAAGACAAAATTGCGAAAAAAGCGCGTGTCGAAAAGATAGAACCAATGGAGGTGGCGCAATATTATACAAATCGCTATCACAAGTATATGAACAAGTTGGGCGTGTTAGAACCCTCTATTGAGCCGCTCGCCAGCGGGCATATTCCCGAGCAAATCAAACTTGTGGAGCGGATTCTTCAGGCGGGTTTTGCCTATGAGAGTAACGGCTCTGTCTACTTCGATGTGGAGAAGTATAACCTTGCTCACAGATACGGAAAGTTGAGCGGCAGGAATCTGGAGGATATGATAAGTGGCGGACGCTCGGACGATTACGTGTCCGAGAAACGCTCCTCGGCAGACTTTGCCATATGGAAAAAGGCTGCTCCGGAACATATTATGCGCTGGGAGTCACCCTGGGGCGAGGGCTTCCCGGGTTGGCACTGCGAATGCTCGGCGATGAGCGAAAAGTACCTGGGCGAGAGTTTCGACATTCACGGCGGGGGTATGGACTTGATTTTCCCCCACCACGAGTGCGAGATTGCCCAATCCACAGCGGTGGGGTCGGGCTCGGCACGCTATTGGGTGCATAACAATATGATTACCATCAACGGGCAGAAGATGGGTAAGTCGCTGGGTAATTTCATTACCCTCGAAGAGTTTTTCACGGGCAGTAATCCGGCATTGACGCAAGCCTATTCGCCGATGACCATTCGTTTCTTCATCTTGCAGGCACACTATCGCTCAACCCTTGATTTTTCTAACGAGGCGTTGCAGGGGGCTGAGAAGGGACTCGAACGACTAATGAAGGCGTGGGCGACAGTCGAAAAAATTACTCCATCGGAGGTTTCAACACTCGAAAGAGCACCATTGTCCCTTCTCGAAGATTGCACCTTGGCACTCTCAGACGACTTGAATAGCCCGATAGCAATATCCTATCTATTTGATTGGGTGCGCATTGTAAATTCACTGTATGATGGCTCGATGAGGGCAACTGCCCACGAGATTGCCGAGCTCAAAAAGGTCTTCGATACAGTGTTGGGTGAGCTACTCGGTTTGAGTGGAGAAGAGGCGGCAGGCGGTGCGGACGAAAAATTATCCGATGTAATGTCGCTGATTCTGGAAATTCGTAACCAAGCAAAAGGTTCTAAAGACTGGGCAACGGCAGACCTTATCCGTAATCGATTGACCGAGGCGGGCATCCGCGTAAAAGACCGTAAGGATGGGGCGGCGGATTGGGAGGTAATGTAA